In one Cyprinus carpio isolate SPL01 chromosome B2, ASM1834038v1, whole genome shotgun sequence genomic region, the following are encoded:
- the LOC109055759 gene encoding interferon-induced protein 44-like, which translates to MWLFKNPIQTTPPPSPEFRRPWRSMDWNEDKQNLLTAINRFKPKNPEVGTLRILLYGPQGAGKSSVFNSVDSALKGHITTRALAHAVETDHSFTVESKTYKVKKDSPDSYFPFNFTDIAGMHGEDRGIHRDDIIKLLNGHINSGYTFNPLKPITEEDPEYNKNPTLKDRIHCLVAVLPANTVSMMDESIIRQMLDVRKKARDLGIPQVIIMTKVDESCPLVKDDLKKIYTSKKIKQKMEVCSIKLGIPVSCIYPVKNYHEERAIDDTIDILILDALKNIINFADESVEDQVDSD; encoded by the exons ATGTGGCTATTTAAAAACCCCATACAAACCACTCCTCCTCCATCTCCAG AGTTTCGCAGACCCTGGAGGTCCATGGACTGGAA TGAGGATAAACAAAATCTACTGACAGCAATAAACAGGTTCAAACCTAAGAACCCAGAAGTTGGCACTCTGAGAATTCTTCTGTATGGACCACAAGGTGCTGGAAAATCAAGCGTTTTCAACTCTGTGGATAGTGCTCTCAAGGGCCACATCACTACCAGAGCCCTGGCACATGCAGTAGAAACTGATCATAGTTTCACTGTGGAA TCCAAAACCTATAAAGTGAAGAAGGACAGCCCTGACTCCTACTTCCCTTTCAATTTCACTGACATTGCTGGAATGCACGGAGAAGATAGAGGAATACATAGGGATGACATCATCAAATTATTAAACGGTCACATCAACAGTGGTTATACT TTTAACCCATTAAAACCAATTACCGAAGAAGACCCGGAGTATAACAAGAACCCCACTCTGAAAGACAGGATTCACTGTCTGGTTGCTGTTCTTCCTGCTAACACTGTTTCTATGATGGATGAGAGCATAATTAGGCAAATGCTTGATGTTCGTAAGAAAGCAAGAGACTTGG GCATTCCTCAAGTCATAATCATGACCAAGGTTGATGAATCATGTCCACTAGTCAAAGATGATCTTAAAAAGATCtacacaagtaaaaaaataaaacaaaag ATGGAAGTGTGTTCTATCAAGCTGGGAATTCCTGTGAGCTGCATTTATCCTGTGAAGAACTACCATGAGGAACGTGCCATTGATGACACAATAGATATTCTGATTTTAGATGCATTGAAGAATATTATTAACTTTGCTGATGAAAGTGTGGAAGATCAGGTAGACAGTGATTAA